Sequence from the Microbacterium faecale genome:
CCGATCGCGCCGAGCACGGAGGCGAAGATGAACGCCCACTTGTGGGGCTTCAGCAGCCCGAGGAAGCGCAGGAAGCTCGGCCAGAAGTCCTTCGGCTTCCCGCCCATCGCGCCCGGTTCGTCGGCGCCGGCGGCGATCATCGCCTCCTGAGCGGCCCGCTCCTCTTCGCGCTCGTCGACCTCGACGCTCATGCCGTCACCCCCTTCTCCTCGGCGCCGCGTTGCGAGGCGATGATCTCGCGATACGTCTCGCTCGTCTCGATCAGCTCGTCGTGCGTGCCGAGGCCCGCGCTGCGGCCGTCGTCGAGCACGAGGATCCGATCGGCGTCGGTGATCGTCGATACGCGCTGGGCGACGACGATCTTCGTGACGTGCGGAAGCTCGCGCCACAGCGCCTGTCGCAGCCGGGCGTCGGTCGTCAGGTCGAGCGCCGAGAACGAGTCGTCGAAGACGAGGATGTCCGGCTGGTGGACGATCGCGCGCGCGATGGCGAGGCGCTGGCGCTGGCCGCCGGAGACGTTCGTGCCACCCTGCGCGATGCGGGTATCGAGCCCGTCGGGCTTGTCACGCACGAAGTCGGCGGCCTGCGCGATCTCGAGGGCATGCCACAGCTCCTCGTCGGTGGCGTCCTCGCGCCCGAACCGCAGGTTCGACGCGATGGTTCCCGTGAAGAGGAAGGGGCGCTGTGGCACGAGGCCGATGCCGCGCCACAGCACGTCGAGGTCGGCCTGCGTGACGTTGACGCCCTGCGCCGACACGGATCCGTCGGTGGCGTCGAACAGGCGCGGAATCAGCGAGATGAGCGTCGTCTTGCCCGCTCCCGTCGAGCCGATGATCGCGACGGTTTCGCCGGGGTCGGCGCGGAAGGAGATGTCGGACAGGACCGGCTTCTCGGCGCCCGGATACGTGAAGGAGACGTGGTCGAAGGCGACCTCGCCGCGCGTCGGCATCTCGCTCACGGGGGACTCGGGTTCGACGAGCGTCGTGCGGCTGTCGAGCACCTCTGAGATGCGCTCGGCGGAGACGGCCGCGCGAGGGATCATGATCGCCATGAAACTCGCCATCATGACGCCGCCGAGGATCTGACCGACGTACTGCATGAAGGCGAAGAGCGTGCCGATCTCGGTGTTGCCAGCCTCGATCTCGAGGCCACCGAACCAGACGACGCCGACGATCGTGACGTTGAGCACGAGCATGACGAGCGGGAACATCAGCACGAAGAGGGATCCGACCTTGCGGCCGACGATCATGATGTCGGTGTTGGCCGCGCGGAAGCGCTGGGCCTCGATCTTCTCGCGCACGAACGCGCGCACGACCCGGACGCCCGTCAGCTGTTCGCGCATCACGCGGTTCACAGCGTCGATGCGCGTCTGGAACACCCGGAACAGCGGCACCATGCGGCTGACGATGATTCCGGCGACGATGAGGAGCACCGGGATAGAGATGCCGAGGATCCAGCTGAGCCCGACGTCCTGTCGCAGGGCCATGATGATGCCGCCGATGGCCATCATGGGTGCCATGATGAGCATCGTCGCGCTCAAGACGGCGAGCATCTGCACCTGCTGCACGTCGTTCGTGTTGCGGGTGATGAGCGACCCGGATCCGAACGCGCTGACCTCGCGCTCGCTGAACGAGCTGACCTTCGCGAAGACGTCGTGGCGGATGTCGCGGCCGAGCGCCATGGCGGCGCGGGCCGCGCAGAACGTCGCGACGATGGCCGCGAGGATCTGACCGAGCGCCACGACGAGCATCCAGAGGCCCGTGCGGACGATGTAGCCGACGTCGCCCTGCGTGACGCCGGTGTCGATGAGGTCGGCGTTGAGCGTCGGGAGGAACAGTGCGGCAAGCGCCGACGCGAACTGGAAGACGAGCACGCCCACGAGAAGAAGCCGATATCTGGAGAGATATCGGATGAGGAGTTTCAGGAGCACGCGTGAAATCCAACCACCTTGCCCCGACACACGAAAGTGTGGCGGGCAAATTCCTGACAAAGGTCAGGAATTTCAGGCCCCCAGGCCGAGCAGTTCCAGCGGGTGGGTGAGACGCCACTCGAGGCTGGGACGCGGCAGTTCCTCGGTCGTGATGAGGTCCACCTCGGCCGAATCGAGCCCGCCCGACACCGTGATCGTCCCGACCGTCGCGCCCGCGGCGTCGCCGAGATCGACATCGACGTCGGTCTCGATCTCCGCTTCCTCGCCGCTCCAGAGCGTCAGCTCGGCGGTGTCGGCGACGACGACATCCGTCTGCCCGCCCCACTCCGTCGTGACGGTGGCGATGACCGTGCCCTCGCCGACGGCGTCGACCGGCTGCAGTGCCAGAGTGACGGCGTCGAGCACGTCGCGGGTCGTGCTCGCCTGCAGGTCGCGATCGGCCTGGCCCATGACGACCGTGTACACGCGCACGGGGTCCTCGGAATCGACGAACTCGATGTCCTTCGCCGTCATCAGGTTGTAGCTGACGATGTTCCACTCGTCGAGGTGGCCGGTCTTGATGCCGACGATGCCGTTCTCGCCCATGAGCGGGTTCGAGTTCTCGACGAGGCCAGGGCCCGGCATCTCGACCTCTTCCTGCGCGACGATCTCGGCGACGACGGGGTGCTGCATCGCGATCTGCGCGACGCGCACCATGTCCTCCGCCGTGGACTGGTTCTCGGGGCTGATACCGGTGGCATCGACGACGAGGGTGTCTTCGAGGCCGTTGTCCTGCAGCCACGCGATCGCGTCACCGAGATAGGCGTTGCGGTCGAACTCCCAGAGGTCGTCGACGAGTTTGTTCGCGTAGTTGCCCGCGGATCCCATGAGGATCCCCTCGAGCAGCTGTCGGTACGAGAGGATGCCGCCGATCGGCACGTCCAGAGCCGACTCGTTCTGGAAGCGGAGATTATCGGCCTGCTGCTGGTCGAGGTAGCCGAACTCATACACCGGGCCGTCCTCGCCCAGCTCGAGCGGCTGACGCTCGAGGAGCGTCATGACCGTGATGACCTTCGTCAGGCTCGCCATCGGAGCGGGGTCGAGCCTGGTGTCCTCCTCCGCGGAGGTCACGATTCCGTCCACGCCCTCGACGAGGATCGCGCTCTGCCCCTCGACCGGCCACGGCACATCGAGCGCTGGGCCGACGGGGGTGTCCGGCGCCTTCGCGGACATCGTCGGAGCCACGTTGTCGAGCGGCCAGACGGCGAAGGCGACGACGTAGACGACCGCGAGCACGATCGCCGTGAAGATGGGGGCGAGGATCGCCCCGACCCACCGGCGTCGACGCCGTTGCGTCAGAGCGACCGGCGCGCCGACGACCGGCGTCTGACCGGTCGCGACGTTCTCCGCCGTCAGCCAGGCGAGCGCCTGCTCTGTCTGGTTGCCGTCGTGGCGGGGGACGTACGCCGTCTTCACCGCGGTCGGCTGCTGCTGATCGGCGGGCACAGGGTCCTCCTCGGCGGGCGGAGGCCCGTCGTCATCGGTCTCGGAAGCGCGGGTGACGTCCGCATCGGCGGCGGCATCGGCGGCGGCGACGATCGGCAGGGGACCGGCCACGGTCGGCGGTTCCTGGGGCGCCGGCGGCGGCACGATTGCGATCGCCTGCGTCGCTGTCCCGAGCATCTCCTCGAGGTCGCGTTCGGGCGTCGCGCTCCGCCGTCGGAATCCGCTGAACATTTCGGCGATGACCCGCACCGAGTCCGTCTGCGGGGGCGCCGACTGCCCCGGATCCGCCGCGCCGCCGTCCTCGCGGTCGTCGTCGGCATCTTCTTCGTCGTCGTCCTGCGCGGGTGTGCCGAACAGGCCCGCGATCATCGTCCCGGTGTCCGCGGGCGGCTCCGGATCGGCGGCGTCCTCGGCAGGGGCGGGATCCTGCGGGCGATCGGTGTCGGAGTCGCGGGCGTCGTCGACGGAGTCGAGCGAACGCTCGTCGTCGCGCTCGCCGGGCTTCTCGTCACTCGTCACGCCGTCAATTTACTTGATGAGACCGGGGGATCCCCCGCAGAAACGGGGGAAGCTGCTCACGATCCGATGACATTGTGTCCACGCGGCTGATGTGCCTATACTCGGCCCGCCGAGGTGATTACCTCGCCTGCCGCATCGAATGATGCCGTAGCACCCACGGGAGTCCGAGAAGCCGGGCTGAGAGGGCGCGAGCCGCGCGCCGACCGTCGTACCTGATCCGGATAATGCCGGCGCAGGAAGGAGAACATCATGTCGTCGTCCGTTCCTTCGAAGCGGCGCTACACCTGGCGTGTCGTGGATATCGTCGTGGCCAGTGTCGTGGGCGTCGCCGCCGGCGTCGTGTTCTGGCTGTGGGGCCAGGCCTGGCCGGCGCTCGACAGCCTCCTCTCGTTCACCCCGGGCCTGTCGGGTCTGCTCGCCGGAGGCTGGCTCTTCGCCGGCGTGCTCGGCGGCCTCATCATCCGCAAGCCGGGCGCCGCGTTGTACACGGAGATCGTGGCGTCGGTCGTGTCGATGCTCGTCGGCACCCAGTGGGGCTTCTCGACCTTCCTCTGGGGGGTCATCCAGGGCATCGGTGCCGAGCTCGGCTTCGCGATCCTTGCCTACGCCAACTGGCGCCTGCTCGGTGCGCTCGCGTCCGGGGCGCTCGCGGGCGTCACGACGGCGATCCTCGACACGAACTTCTCGTCCGTCGCCGCGCTCGCCTTCGAAGTGCGCATGGTCTACGCGGCCGGCGCCGTCGTGTCCGGCATCATCCTTGCCGGACTCGTCTCGCTGCTGCTCACGCGTGCGCTCGCCGCGACGGGCGCGCTCGACAGATTCGCCTCGGGTCGAGAGGCGCGAAGGCGAAGCGCGGCGACCGTCGATTCAGCGTGACCGCGCGGGTCGAGGCGCGCGGCTGGGGCTGGCGCCACGCGGGCCGGGACAGCTGGGCCGTCTCGGATGTCGACCTCGTCATCGAGCCGGGGGAGCGCGTGCTGCTGCTCGGCGCGAGCGGTGCGGGTAAGTCGACCCTGCTGCGCGGTATCGCGGGCGTGCTCGGCGATGAGGAGGACGGCGACCAGTCGGGCGAGCTCCTCGTCGACGGGGTCCGCCCGGCTCACGCGCGGGGGCGCGCGGGACTCGTGCTGCAGGATCCGGATGCGCAGGTGATTCTCGCCCGCGTGGGCGACGACGTCGCGTTCGGATGCGAGAACCTCGGCGTGCCGCGCGACGAGATCTGGCGCC
This genomic interval carries:
- a CDS encoding ABC transporter ATP-binding protein, with amino-acid sequence MLLKLLIRYLSRYRLLLVGVLVFQFASALAALFLPTLNADLIDTGVTQGDVGYIVRTGLWMLVVALGQILAAIVATFCAARAAMALGRDIRHDVFAKVSSFSEREVSAFGSGSLITRNTNDVQQVQMLAVLSATMLIMAPMMAIGGIIMALRQDVGLSWILGISIPVLLIVAGIIVSRMVPLFRVFQTRIDAVNRVMREQLTGVRVVRAFVREKIEAQRFRAANTDIMIVGRKVGSLFVLMFPLVMLVLNVTIVGVVWFGGLEIEAGNTEIGTLFAFMQYVGQILGGVMMASFMAIMIPRAAVSAERISEVLDSRTTLVEPESPVSEMPTRGEVAFDHVSFTYPGAEKPVLSDISFRADPGETVAIIGSTGAGKTTLISLIPRLFDATDGSVSAQGVNVTQADLDVLWRGIGLVPQRPFLFTGTIASNLRFGREDATDEELWHALEIAQAADFVRDKPDGLDTRIAQGGTNVSGGQRQRLAIARAIVHQPDILVFDDSFSALDLTTDARLRQALWRELPHVTKIVVAQRVSTITDADRILVLDDGRSAGLGTHDELIETSETYREIIASQRGAEEKGVTA
- a CDS encoding D-alanyl-D-alanine carboxypeptidase family protein; this translates as MTSDEKPGERDDERSLDSVDDARDSDTDRPQDPAPAEDAADPEPPADTGTMIAGLFGTPAQDDDEEDADDDREDGGAADPGQSAPPQTDSVRVIAEMFSGFRRRSATPERDLEEMLGTATQAIAIVPPPAPQEPPTVAGPLPIVAAADAAADADVTRASETDDDGPPPAEEDPVPADQQQPTAVKTAYVPRHDGNQTEQALAWLTAENVATGQTPVVGAPVALTQRRRRRWVGAILAPIFTAIVLAVVYVVAFAVWPLDNVAPTMSAKAPDTPVGPALDVPWPVEGQSAILVEGVDGIVTSAEEDTRLDPAPMASLTKVITVMTLLERQPLELGEDGPVYEFGYLDQQQADNLRFQNESALDVPIGGILSYRQLLEGILMGSAGNYANKLVDDLWEFDRNAYLGDAIAWLQDNGLEDTLVVDATGISPENQSTAEDMVRVAQIAMQHPVVAEIVAQEEVEMPGPGLVENSNPLMGENGIVGIKTGHLDEWNIVSYNLMTAKDIEFVDSEDPVRVYTVVMGQADRDLQASTTRDVLDAVTLALQPVDAVGEGTVIATVTTEWGGQTDVVVADTAELTLWSGEEAEIETDVDVDLGDAAGATVGTITVSGGLDSAEVDLITTEELPRPSLEWRLTHPLELLGLGA
- a CDS encoding ECF transporter S component, which produces MSSSVPSKRRYTWRVVDIVVASVVGVAAGVVFWLWGQAWPALDSLLSFTPGLSGLLAGGWLFAGVLGGLIIRKPGAALYTEIVASVVSMLVGTQWGFSTFLWGVIQGIGAELGFAILAYANWRLLGALASGALAGVTTAILDTNFSSVAALAFEVRMVYAAGAVVSGIILAGLVSLLLTRALAATGALDRFASGREARRRSAATVDSA